A region of Pleionea litopenaei DNA encodes the following proteins:
- a CDS encoding DUF3488 and transglutaminase-like domain-containing protein — protein MRYLPQNIRVLAPGARKQLVITQLLVLLPFAILMPPQIAIFLFLAPLWVLFRLQANRPSQVNRYLVIGLCIGFSVFVFLQFKTFRGKDAGVALIVAMYSLKILESWKYRDFNLVVTLGFFIASMTFLFSQSFLLVVYVFLVFGRLVYTLMKGNTHQSDKIEWSQSAKLLIYSLPIIVVLFVFFPRLSEPLWKMPGKLAAGSGISDSMTPGDITDLNLLDDPAFRVKVDTDIQLADRQLYWRGLVFENFDGLTWRQDDRRETIPKQFDIQGADIVRYTVTLDATQQAWMFGLDVPVGYNDQFNASSAGVIISPKKIRQRVRYEGLSILNLNLEPELTPIAREINLFLPDDSNERARSWAIEQRARFTSDQAFVEFLLTFINQQPFYYTLTPPIMQSNMVDDFWFNHRKGFCEHYSSSVAFILRSANIPARIVTGYQGGEYNNIGEYYLVRQRDAHAWVEYWQESTGWTRLDPTSAVAPSRIDESLLSEMSQRGFLFDSIPDAVLLDLDWLDYFSQWSDNLSSFWNDWVIDFNSDSQFSLFKRLNLEKVPKQYLYLSVILVVALLFWFLSRRLISQHEKLDEAALIYQRLLKKLTKKGLTKRPSEGPSSFIHRASLAIDEPINPSDPKAASKASDLREIHQLYMDIRYIDKAPSREKLERFKRLVNAYR, from the coding sequence ATGCGTTATCTACCTCAAAATATTCGAGTCTTAGCACCCGGTGCGCGCAAGCAACTGGTGATAACACAGTTATTGGTTCTTTTACCATTCGCAATATTGATGCCTCCGCAAATCGCTATTTTCTTATTTTTAGCGCCTCTATGGGTGTTGTTTCGCCTTCAGGCAAATCGACCTAGCCAAGTCAATCGATATCTAGTCATCGGTTTATGCATTGGTTTCTCAGTGTTCGTGTTTTTGCAATTTAAAACATTTCGTGGCAAGGACGCCGGTGTGGCATTGATTGTCGCAATGTATAGCTTGAAGATTTTGGAGTCATGGAAGTATCGCGATTTTAATTTAGTGGTAACACTTGGCTTCTTCATCGCATCAATGACCTTTTTATTCAGTCAATCGTTTTTACTGGTGGTGTATGTGTTTTTAGTGTTCGGACGGTTGGTGTATACCTTAATGAAAGGCAACACCCATCAATCCGATAAGATTGAATGGTCACAAAGCGCTAAGTTACTCATTTATTCGTTGCCAATCATTGTTGTGCTCTTTGTCTTTTTTCCGCGGTTATCTGAGCCCCTATGGAAAATGCCTGGCAAGCTCGCTGCGGGTTCGGGGATCTCTGACTCAATGACGCCCGGCGATATCACCGATTTAAATTTACTGGATGATCCGGCTTTTCGTGTAAAGGTTGACACTGACATTCAACTCGCTGATCGGCAATTATATTGGCGCGGCTTAGTTTTTGAAAATTTTGATGGTTTAACTTGGCGACAAGATGACCGACGAGAGACTATTCCTAAACAATTTGACATCCAGGGTGCTGATATCGTTCGATACACCGTCACACTTGATGCAACTCAGCAAGCGTGGATGTTTGGCTTAGATGTTCCGGTTGGCTACAATGATCAGTTCAATGCGTCTTCTGCCGGCGTTATTATTTCTCCGAAAAAAATCAGACAACGCGTACGTTACGAAGGTCTCAGTATTTTGAATTTGAATCTTGAACCTGAGTTAACGCCAATTGCGCGTGAAATTAATTTATTTTTACCTGACGATAGTAACGAGAGAGCTCGGTCGTGGGCCATCGAACAACGAGCTCGATTCACGAGTGATCAAGCGTTTGTTGAGTTTCTTTTAACCTTTATTAATCAACAACCGTTTTACTACACCCTGACCCCGCCAATTATGCAGAGTAATATGGTGGATGATTTTTGGTTTAACCATCGCAAAGGATTCTGTGAACATTATTCAAGCAGTGTTGCCTTTATATTGCGTTCGGCAAATATTCCAGCACGCATTGTCACTGGGTATCAGGGGGGAGAGTATAATAATATCGGTGAGTATTATTTAGTCCGCCAGCGTGACGCTCATGCATGGGTTGAATATTGGCAAGAGTCAACCGGGTGGACTCGTTTAGATCCAACTTCAGCGGTTGCGCCATCTAGAATAGATGAGTCACTCTTATCGGAAATGAGCCAACGCGGATTTCTATTCGATAGTATTCCAGATGCGGTTCTTTTAGATCTGGACTGGCTAGATTATTTTTCGCAATGGTCTGATAACCTGAGTAGCTTTTGGAATGATTGGGTCATCGATTTTAACTCAGACTCTCAGTTCTCTTTATTTAAACGATTGAATCTTGAAAAAGTGCCAAAGCAATATCTTTACTTGTCGGTTATTTTAGTTGTGGCTCTATTGTTTTGGTTTTTATCACGCCGACTTATCTCGCAACACGAAAAACTCGACGAAGCGGCTCTAATTTACCAACGACTACTTAAGAAGCTTACGAAGAAAGGGCTTACCAAACGGCCGTCTGAAGGCCCAAGTAGTTTTATTCATCGAGCCTCTTTGGCGATCGATGAGCCGATCAATCCATCGGATCCAAAGGCTGCTTCAAAAGCATCCGATTTAAGAGAAATTCATCAGCTTTATATGGACATTCGCTACATTGACAAAGCACCATCTCGCGAGAAGTTAGAGCGATTTAAGCGTCTGGTGAATGCCTATCGATAG
- a CDS encoding tRNA-(ms[2]io[6]A)-hydroxylase — protein MDISAVHQFLHCPTPKAWLDAALENLDILLIDHARCEKKAASTALSLMFKFPERSALLHKLSRLAREELRHFEQVFDLMNERGVKYQHLSASRYAAEMRAPVKLGNEATLPDVLIIGAYIEARSCERFAALAPVIEPHDPELAKYYRFLLKSESRHFLDYLELAREYAPQPIDDRIQYFGELEAKLISEPDEVFRFHSGIPKQAA, from the coding sequence ATGGATATTTCAGCTGTACACCAATTCCTACATTGCCCGACGCCTAAAGCTTGGCTAGATGCCGCTTTGGAGAATCTTGATATTCTGTTAATTGACCATGCAAGGTGTGAGAAAAAGGCGGCCTCGACGGCACTCAGCTTAATGTTTAAATTTCCAGAACGCAGTGCGTTGTTACACAAGCTGTCTCGACTTGCCAGAGAGGAGCTTCGTCATTTTGAGCAAGTATTCGATCTGATGAATGAGCGTGGCGTAAAGTATCAGCATCTCTCGGCGTCGCGCTATGCAGCGGAGATGAGAGCGCCGGTAAAGTTAGGTAACGAGGCCACGTTACCCGATGTGTTAATTATTGGTGCTTACATAGAAGCGCGTTCTTGTGAGCGATTTGCAGCACTTGCACCGGTGATAGAACCTCATGATCCAGAGTTGGCTAAATACTATCGGTTTTTATTAAAGTCAGAAAGCCGCCATTTCTTAGATTATCTTGAATTAGCTCGTGAATATGCGCCGCAACCCATTGATGATCGTATTCAGTATTTTGGTGAACTTGAGGCGAAGCTTATTTCAGAACCCGATGAAGTGTTTCGTTTCCACAGCGGTATCCCAAAACAAGCGGCTTGA
- a CDS encoding UDP-2,3-diacylglucosamine diphosphatase: MIQHVIADLHLSEEQPHLVRLFDHYLENFATKADTLFILGDLFEVWIGDDYQPEWLNNITQRLRQLSQHCAIYFCHGNRDFLLGENYAERAGMTLLSEYETTQLLGCKTLLCHGDTLCTDDVAYQEFRQQVRTQQWQSQFLALPIEQRLAIVNDYRAQSKQATAEKNDAIMDVNLNTVAHTVKEYDATLLIHGHTHRPAIHQESFGPRLVVSDWREHGHFLELSENSATSCYFEFNSCNREQWL; encoded by the coding sequence ATGATACAACACGTTATCGCTGATCTACATTTGTCAGAAGAACAGCCACACCTAGTGCGGCTGTTTGACCACTACCTCGAAAACTTCGCTACAAAAGCTGACACGCTTTTCATTCTCGGTGATTTATTTGAGGTTTGGATTGGCGATGACTACCAACCGGAATGGCTCAATAACATCACCCAGCGATTGCGACAGCTCAGTCAACACTGTGCGATTTATTTTTGTCATGGCAACCGCGACTTTTTGCTGGGAGAAAACTACGCAGAACGCGCAGGAATGACGTTGCTGTCTGAGTACGAAACGACACAACTTTTAGGATGCAAAACCCTTCTCTGCCATGGCGATACTCTGTGCACTGATGATGTTGCTTATCAGGAATTTCGCCAGCAAGTTCGCACTCAACAATGGCAGTCTCAGTTCTTGGCACTGCCCATTGAGCAACGACTTGCCATCGTCAATGATTATCGAGCTCAAAGTAAACAAGCCACCGCTGAAAAAAATGACGCGATCATGGACGTCAACCTAAATACGGTGGCACACACGGTTAAAGAATATGACGCGACTCTGCTGATCCATGGACACACTCACCGTCCGGCGATTCACCAAGAAAGCTTTGGTCCTCGCTTGGTGGTCAGTGATTGGCGTGAACACGGACACTTTCTAGAATTATCAGAAAATAGTGCGACCAGCTGTTACTTCGAATTTAACTCCTGCAATCGAGAGCAGTGGCTTTAA